From the Penaeus monodon isolate SGIC_2016 unplaced genomic scaffold, NSTDA_Pmon_1 PmonScaffold_9817, whole genome shotgun sequence genome, the window atatatatatatatatatatatatatatatatatatatatatacatatatatatatacatatacaaatacacactatacatacatatatatgcacacacatatatactgtatatacgtacaaatataatgacatacacatgcacacttgCGAACATACATTTCCCTATTAGCATTAACGAAATAGACCAACAAATATAGcagcgaatatttttttatttttttatctataaacacacataaatatatgtgttgacTGTGGTATATAAAACGcagaaaatagtaaagaaagattttattttctttataaatagaataaatacaatATCGTATTACATCTTAGTTGGGGCGGCCGTAGAGAGTGGATGGGGCGGCAACTTCGTCGGAATCTTCCTCAGCGGCGCGAGCGGCGGCGGCGTCTTCCtcggcggcgaaggcgatctggtcgaggacgaactgagggatcgggTGGGGGAACGCGGGGGCCACGGGGAGGACATCGGACTGGGGCTGGAAGCCGTTTTCGTCAGCCACGTACTTGACATGGACCTCAGTGCCGTCGGGAGCAGTGTATCTGGTATTACACATTGAAATTGAATGTTAAAAATCGAtataagataaaggaagagataatATTAATGTTGGAAGAGGTAATAACTGACAAGAAACATCTAATACTGAaatcttttcagaaaaaaactcACGAGTATTCTCCAGCCTTGATCACAGCGTCCTCATCTCCGTCGGGGGATCCAGCCTGGGAGAAACGGATGCCGTTGGCAGCTTCGAAGTCGAAGTTGTAAGTTCCGTCTTCCTCGTGAACGCGGTCGTCCTTGAGGATTGGCACGAACTCAACTTCCTCGCTGGACGCAGCACGAGGAGCACCATAGCTGGTCTGGGGAGCAGCGATTTCCTCGCTAGACTCAGCAGGAACCCCATAGCTGTACTGGGGAGCGGCGACGGCCACAGTGGCAACACAGGCGAAGATCAGCTGTGGGCACAAGGTGATgtcatcatttatgttattaaagGTGCAAGATACACATTGGAGATATATTCACTGAATTAAAGGAAAATCTTATCTAGAATTTATTTGATGATCAAAATGATAACTTCATAATCTAACTACTGCTAAGTACTTTTAACTAGATCAAAATTTACTCACGAACTTCATGTTGATGTTTCAGGAGATACTGCTGCCAGAACCGGTATTGGTCCATCTTATATAGTTTAGAATGACCTTCGTGATTCAGAAAATCCTAAACCCTGGCAACTCGAACAAGAGTAACCTTCACCTTCACTAATTTACTACTAGTTTGTATTCACtgacttatatataaatattccagATTTTTTCCTCATAGATCTTaatattcttattcctttttctacatttgccgTCTGTTGTGGTGCAATATTGCATTAGTTTCATAATACACTCTGTGAGAGTGTTATagcaggaaatgaaataaaacattaacaaaatggATATGCAAGGCCATACTTAGTGAAACATTTCACTTTTAAAGGAAGGTCTTGATGCCTAATtatgtatctctgtctttctataatatttctaaatatattcatatatacatacatataactatatttacacacacacacacatatgcatattatttatctctctaatatatatatatatatatatatatatatatataatatatatattttctatatatatattaaaaatatatatatataatataattatattatatatatatatatatatagattacatatatatatatatataatatattatatttatatatatataatatatatatattatatattatgattaaatatatatataattatatatatattttaaatatataataatataaaataattatattttaaaatatattttataatatatataaatatatattttatttatatatatatatatatatatataatactaataaaatatatatatatatattatataaaattatatatatattatatatatatatatatatatatattgagagataaataatatgcatatgtgtgtgtgttttgtaaatatagttatatgtatgtatatatgataatttagaaatattatagaaagacagagatacataATTGGGCATCAAGACCTTCCTTTAAAAGTGAAATGTTTCACTAAGTATGGCCTtgcatatccatttttttaatgttttatttcatttcctgctATAACACTCTCACAGAGTGTATTATGAAACTAATGCAATATTGCACCACAACAGAcggcaaatgtagaaaaaggaataagaatattAAGATCTATGAGGAAAAAATctggaatatttatatataagtcaGTGAATACAAAACTATTTAGTAAATTATGAAGGTGAAGGTTACTCTTGTTCGAGTTGCCAGGGTTAGGATTTTCTGAATCACGAAGGTCATTCTAAACTATAAAAGATGGACCAATCCCGGTTCTGGCAGCAGTATCTCCTAAAACCCATCAACATAAAGTTCGTGAGTAAATTTTGATCTAGTTAAAAGTACTTAGCAGTAGTTAGATTATGAAGTTATCATTTTGATCATCAAATAAATTCTAGAtaagttttttcctttattcagtgAATATATCTCCAATGTGTTCTTGCACctttaataacataaatgatgacATCACCTTGTCCCCAAAGCTGATCTTCGCCTGTGTTGCACTGTGGCCGTCGCCGCTCCCCAGTACAGCTATGGGGTTCCTGCTGAGTCTAGCGAGGAAATCGCTGCTCCCCAGACCAGCTATGGTGCTCCTCGTGCTGCGTCCAGCGAGGAAGTTGAGTTCGTGCCAATCCTCAAGGACGACCGCGTTCACGAGGAAAGACGGAACTACAACTTCGACTTCGAGCTGCCAACGGCATCCGTTTCTCCCAGGCTGGACCCCCCGACGGAGATGAGGACGCTGTGATCAAGGCTGGAGAATA encodes:
- the LOC119572136 gene encoding cuticle protein AMP1A-like, with translation MKFLIFACVATVAVAAPQYSYGVPAESSEEIAAPQTSYGAPRAASSEEVEFVPILKDDRVHEEDGTYNFDFEAANGIRFSQAGSPDGDEDAVIKAGEYSYTAPDGTEVHVKYVADENGFQPQSDVLPVAPAFPHPIPQFVLDQIAFAAEEDAAAARAAEEDSDEVAAPSTLYGRPN